ACGCCTTCGCCAACTTTATCTAATTCAGGAATTTTTGGTGCAGCAGCAACATGCTCATATAAAAGGTAATCATCTGCATTTAATGCTTTTACTTTACCTTTTAAAGTGTCAAGTTCAGTCACAGCAGTGTTAAACTCCGTCATATCAGACTTTTTCAGTGTATTTACCACAACATTTGGCAATGAATAACGCGATAAAAACGATTCCATCATAGGTATAACATCGTCTACTGTGGAGTAAACCGTAAAATTTTGCTTTAAGTTATCAATAACTACCTGCGCATCATGATACTCATGATCCTGTGATTCGTATAGATAAGCTTTGGGGTGTAACTGTTTACACATAGTATTTGTATTTTCACTGCGCGAAAAATATTCAACAAAGCCGACTTCACTAACTTCTTGACTAGACTTTTTGCACTCTGAAATATAGCGTGACACTAAAAGCTCAAAAGGCTCTCTAATAATGGTGTACAGTTCACATGGAATTCTATCCATGAGTTTGTGCGAGCCGTAAGGCAATACTCCGCTATACATAATAAATGGTTGATTATGCAACGCTAAGCTCTCTAATTGTGCCATGCCAGCTACACGCATAACTTTTGGTAGCGTTACTTTTTTCTCCTGTTCCTTTTCAAGAACAATTTCCATACCTAATACAGCCGAGCTGACTGAAATTTCGAATGTGGTACCTGCACACCTAGGAATATGATAAAAAAATGCAGGCTTGGAAGGAGAACTCCCTTTACATTTATGACTTGAGATGAATCGCATATCTGGATTTATTTTTTCTGCCAACTCATTGACTATGATTTTTTCAGCCAAATTTCCACCTATAATGTTATTTGAACTTTATACTTATTTACTTTTATAAAAACTAAAATGCTGGCTTATCTGGATAAGCATTTTCAATACTTTTGTACAGCAAATTAATACTTATACGTTCATCCGGTTGTACCCTCAAAGCTAATCCACTGTGACTAGTAATATTTGACGATAATAGTGTATAGGCAGGGTTCCAACTAAATAATTTGCTGTAATCCATTTTATAGCTGTATATATTATCGCAATGTGAATATTTATTTTTATATGCAAAGGGTGTGTGAAAATCTTGAATGACGACATATCCACCATCCTTCAGCACTCTATCGACCTCAGCTGCAATACGAAATAAGTCTTTTCGATCACAAAGGTACAAACAAAAACCAATTATTACTAAATCGAATTGCTCATCATTAAAGGCTAGCTTATCAGCAGATCCTACTTGTAAATCAATCGTAGGGTAATTAACTTTACCCGCGTTAATTGCTTCTGTAGAAACATCAATTCCGCTACATGTGGTATTAAATTTTTTATTAAAAATACTTAATCTTCGTCCGTCACTACAGCCAATTTCAAGCACATGCTCAGGAGAAATCTCCTGAGCAGCTATAAATTCTGCAATAAGATCTTGGTCATCAGCTAGCTTTTCAAAACTAGCCTTATTTCTCTGGTACCAAGCATCTCCTTCAGATGCTAAAAATATTTCTTTTTGCATTATTTCCCCTTAGTGCATGTTCACCTGATTAAGAGGCGCCAATTAATCAGACTTTGTTTCGTCTGTTGATCGTTCAATATTAAATGCGTCTTCTGGCAATTCTTTGAAAGGACCAAACTGATTAATAAACATTTCTTTTAATTCAGTCATATAAGCCATGTACACTTTTAAGGCAGCTTTAATAAAAATGCGTCGTTCTTGCTCTGTTTTAATACAGTAAATTAACCCCAAAATACAGGTCTGCATATAAGTCATACTGCCCTTAAGCAAACGTAGAGTAAAAATCTCTTTAGTTCCATTATAACTAAAGAGCTTTTTATGCTGCTCTGACAAAATGTCGATAATCTGATTGGAATCAAAGTCTGCTTCCATATAACGTTTATCGAATAAGTCATCAAACATTTTCACAGAAAATGCGCCCCGTATTGCAAGCGACTCGTTCCATTTTTCAATATCGAACGGGTTTTCCACACACATTGATTTCAGCTCGTCTTTTATTGCAGCCTTATCCAGTACATTCTCTAAAACAATCTCCTCAGCGTGCAAAGGTTCTGCTCCATTAATTTTTGCACCATCTGAACAGTTAAAAACCTGTTTCTCTTCTCTAAGATGATTACGTAACCTAAACTCAATGGCTGAACGAGCCCAATCAAACGTATGATTACTGTAAACTTTGTCCTCTCCAAAGTTTGCATCACGTGTTACGGATGTATCAAAATCTTCGAACAAGTCTTTAAACTTAGAGTAATACCCTGTGTTTTTAGAGTGATGCTTTGACGGGTCTTTATAGCCCATATCTGCACCAAAAAAGTAAGTATCACCACAGCCGATATAATCACTAAAGCCATAGGCACCATTAACTACTGTAGGATTTGTAGAGTATATTTGTGCGATTTTTAATTCATCACCATACGTAACCCTTAGTAGATCAGTCCCCCCATCATTCGGCTTTAGAAAAATAATGTTGTCACCAAATACATCTATTGCTTTTGGAAAAACGGTTTGCATTGCGACCATTGTGATTTTTGATAGATATTCCTTATCATCTATCAGCTTCAACCAATCGTAAACAGGCTCTGTGCGCTCAATTTCAATATGATAGTCAGGAACAATACCGGCCTTGTGTAACGCAGCAAGAGAAGAGCCGCAAGAAAAAACTATCGCTTTATCTTGATTTTCTTTTATAAAATCGATGTCATTATCTAGCGATGGGCCGGCGCCACATATAAAAACAGGAATATCATCACCCAATTTAAGTGTTGCTCCTTCCTGTATATAGTTACGCTTTGCCTTAATGTTTTGAGAAGTATGACTAAGCGAAATAAATTCATCTTCGGTAAATCCAAAACCCCCATATACATAAGAAAGATTCTTAAAATATCTACCTAATGCATCATCCGTTTTTTCACTATCATAGTGCTTATATATAGGTAAAATCCCAGCTTTGAACTGTCCAAACTTATGCAATAACTTTAAAAAACCATCAATATATTTATCAACATTCGGGTTTACTAGAATCGTGACGCTACCTCCACTTTCTTGGAAGTGGCTAACGAAACTTTCATAATCGAATGTATGCATTGATGCAAAAAAGATATCCTCATTAGGCTCATATAAGTACAGATGATCAATGTTCACTCGCATTAATTCAGTAAGGTGATAACCCAGCCCCACACCAATAAGAGACATAAAAGGATAACGTCCTACATGCTCAAACTCACCGTCTGAAGATGTAATCATATGAGCTCGGCCTAATACTGCAACCTCACGCAAATAGTTCATATGAATAAAACCTAAAGGGTTCTGCTCATCAACTTGTTCGGTGGTCAAAGCAGGCAAACGATAAAGGCTGCGTACGGGCTGCTCTAAAAAATCTTTTGCTTGTTGTAAACTCACCTCTTTGGGGTCTTCGCTATACACCCAGCCAGTGGGTCCACCAATATTCAAGGCTCCGCTTTCATCTAGCTCTAACCCAAATTTTTCAGGTCGATAATCTTTAAATTTTTCATAAAAATGAGGAAACTGATCTTTAAAGAAAATAAGGTTTTTCTGAAAGGTAATAGTGAGAATATTCCTTAGAATATTCTTATTTACTTCGTTACTCATTTAAGCTCCCACATTGTTTAAATCAACAATGGTTATAATTATTTTAAATATAGATCAATTTGTTACACAACCAATACTTTCATGCAAGTCTTCCACCTAAAATATAGGGCAAAAAAGTGACATACGGAAATGTTGAGTAAAATTCTTGCAAAATTACGCTTCATATTGGCAGTAATCACTAATTATTTTAAAAGCAAAAATCACGCCAGAAATAACTCTAGTTTTGGTAACAAAGAGAGAATTGACGAGTATAGCTTACTCGTCAAATATTATAGAAAAGAGGTTATTGATTTATTTTTTAGAGCTAACACCTGCAAGCGCATCTAACTGGGCCTTTAGATAGTCACCCGTTGAATTAAGTTGAGCGACGAGTAAGTCCATTGAGCTAAATTGCTGTAATAAGCGCTGCTCATACTTAATCATTTTTTGGTCAAAAGATGTTTTTTCTTCATCTAAACGCTTAATTGAATTGTTTATCGAGTCGGTTTTAGTATCTAAGATACCTTCCGTGGTTTCATAATCATTAACGATACTGTGTAAACTCTTACCTAGGCCATTTTCTCCAGCAAACAACTCACCAAATTTGTCAAAATTTGCCGATATTTGATTATCTAACTTTTCTTGATCAAGCTTTAATGAACCGTCTTTTTGCGTTTCAATACCGAGCATTGAAAGTGAGAGAAATTGCTGAGGAGCGACTTCTACAGATTCACTTAGCCGATTTCTAAAATGACTCATCATAGTTCGAAGGGTGCTATCACCTACAAGTGGGCCTGCACTGTCAACCTGACCAGTTGAAACCGTCAACTCATTGACAACATCCACCACCCCGTTAAATTTTTCAACAAACTCGACCAGCTTTTCTTTTATTGTTTCTTCGTCTAGCTCTACTTTTATTGCATCAGATTCACCCGCATCGTGAACCTTAGTTGCAACAATTTCGACACCTTTTATCGCGTCAGCAAAAACATTTGATGAGCTTGTCACCGCAATACCACCGTTAATGGTGATTTGTGCATTTGATGCAGCTTGGTTCTCAGAATAATTAGTTGGAGAATAATCATGCGCTAAACGTGACAAACCATTACCGTCAGTAATATCACCGTCGTCATCCGTATCAATCGTCATTGAGATTTGGTGATCACCATAG
This is a stretch of genomic DNA from Flocculibacter collagenilyticus. It encodes these proteins:
- a CDS encoding motility associated factor glycosyltransferase family protein; amino-acid sequence: MSNEVNKNILRNILTITFQKNLIFFKDQFPHFYEKFKDYRPEKFGLELDESGALNIGGPTGWVYSEDPKEVSLQQAKDFLEQPVRSLYRLPALTTEQVDEQNPLGFIHMNYLREVAVLGRAHMITSSDGEFEHVGRYPFMSLIGVGLGYHLTELMRVNIDHLYLYEPNEDIFFASMHTFDYESFVSHFQESGGSVTILVNPNVDKYIDGFLKLLHKFGQFKAGILPIYKHYDSEKTDDALGRYFKNLSYVYGGFGFTEDEFISLSHTSQNIKAKRNYIQEGATLKLGDDIPVFICGAGPSLDNDIDFIKENQDKAIVFSCGSSLAALHKAGIVPDYHIEIERTEPVYDWLKLIDDKEYLSKITMVAMQTVFPKAIDVFGDNIIFLKPNDGGTDLLRVTYGDELKIAQIYSTNPTVVNGAYGFSDYIGCGDTYFFGADMGYKDPSKHHSKNTGYYSKFKDLFEDFDTSVTRDANFGEDKVYSNHTFDWARSAIEFRLRNHLREEKQVFNCSDGAKINGAEPLHAEEIVLENVLDKAAIKDELKSMCVENPFDIEKWNESLAIRGAFSVKMFDDLFDKRYMEADFDSNQIIDILSEQHKKLFSYNGTKEIFTLRLLKGSMTYMQTCILGLIYCIKTEQERRIFIKAALKVYMAYMTELKEMFINQFGPFKELPEDAFNIERSTDETKSD
- a CDS encoding class I SAM-dependent methyltransferase; amino-acid sequence: MQKEIFLASEGDAWYQRNKASFEKLADDQDLIAEFIAAQEISPEHVLEIGCSDGRRLSIFNKKFNTTCSGIDVSTEAINAGKVNYPTIDLQVGSADKLAFNDEQFDLVIIGFCLYLCDRKDLFRIAAEVDRVLKDGGYVVIQDFHTPFAYKNKYSHCDNIYSYKMDYSKLFSWNPAYTLLSSNITSHSGLALRVQPDERISINLLYKSIENAYPDKPAF